In the Hevea brasiliensis isolate MT/VB/25A 57/8 chromosome 8, ASM3005281v1, whole genome shotgun sequence genome, CAGAGTTGATATTCTATAACATCTTCCGCTTGAATGTGTAAAGACACTTTTAGTATTTGTTGATAAAGTAGGTATTAAAGGGTTGTTTCAGTTAGGAATGATCAAGTCACATTCTTAAATCATAGAAAAATAGGGGGAAAAGTGAAAAAATAACTCTTGATAGAGTAAGTGAATATGGCAAGTTCAATAAATGCTTCACATTATATTTGGCAACGTATATCTCTCCATTGGGTTGAAAAGGAGAAAGGATTTAGTAGATCTAGACCTCTCTGCAGATGTAACCCTAAAGTGATTGGAATGGAGGATAAATGTTTTGTATGATTGATCCCAATAGATTCAGATTTAAGGTTCAAAGGAGTCGAGTTGAGTTGGTTATTGTCTCTCCATTTGGTGCTTCTAAGTCTTTCTTAGGATTTGGATCAAAGATTATAGATTAAAGAATCTCTATGTCAAGGGTTTTAGTTAATAATATGTGGAGAAAATTTTCCTTAAGTTCTCCAGCTACCTTTACTGGGCATATTGTATTTAGAGGTTCTTAATATGAATTTACTTATTCTCAGAAAGTCCATGTGATCCACTGGGTGAGGATGGAGAGACATTCCTCTGTGGAAGATGCTTACTCTGATGGAATCAAGCGATTAGAAAAATTGTTGGCCAGATTGCAGGATATTGaccagtgagttactgttgtattctTTACCATATTACTCCATTGGCTTCCACTGAAAttcatttacttttttttttcctggAATTGTCAATTTTTAGCCCAAGGCTATCTGCAGGAGTTGTAAACTTACAAACTCGCCATTTTGGCCCCTCATTGACAAATTCCAACATGGCATGCGAAGAGTATAAGGGGGCAGTATTAAAGGCCAAAGAGCACATTCTGGCTGGAGATATATTCCAGATAGTATTAAGTCAGCGTTTTGAACGCCGAACATTTGCTGACCCATTTGAAGTCTATAGGGCACTGAGAGTTGTGAATCCCAGTCCTTACATGACTTACTTGCAAGTAAGTTCTTTCTTCTGTGAAGCTATATATCACCTTGGCTAGTTATGCATCTTTGACACATTCTTGTAATACAAATTTTAAGCTGCTTTTCCAGGCCAGAGGCTGTATTCTAGTTGCCTCAAGTCCAGAAATTCTTACACGTGTAAAGAAGGTATGAAATATTGCTGAAGCATTTCTTACCAGTATGATATGAGACTTCCTCATGTAATGACTTGCTCCATGCTTAGTTTTGatctcttatttcttttcttatatttgagCAAGTTAAAAATATTTCTATGAACTCTAGTGTTCATTTGATTATATGCTGAATCTCATTAACATTTATGAGCTTTTAACTGTTACCTTGATAAAACAGAATAAGATAGTTAATCGGCCGTTAGCTGGAACTATCAGAAGAGGGAAAACAACTGAAGAAGATGAGATGTTGGAGGGGCGTCTACTAAATGATCCAAAGCAGTGTGCAGAGCATATCATGCTGGTTGATCTGGGCAGAAATGATGTTGGAAAGGTCATAAAACTAATTATTGTGGATGTTACTCTGCATTTCTCAGAGCTCATATATTCATGTTATATTGTGCTTCTGTCAATTTTAGCTGGATAATTTAATACACTTCTTTTTTGTTCTTTCTTGGTCTGCGTTGTatgttctttcctttttttttccaaaGGCTTATACTGCTCGGTCAATCACTAGTGTGAATTAGGAAATTtcttttatcaactttcattattTAACAATTTTCTGTATGCTGAAAGTAGCTGGTTGTCATTTTCCTTGCTTTCCATTTTTAAATGAATTGATATCAAAATTTCTTTGTTTTTCATTGTCTAAGGAATTGATATCGAAATAATCAGAATTCCAGTTTCATTAATGTCCAGAGAATCATATGCCTTCTTTTGCTTGTCTATAGAAATCGACAAAGAGGATGATATTTTCTTGTCTGTACAATGATGCGTTACTAAGGATGTATCTGCTATTGTGTTCTTTAACTGATAATTATGCAGATTTTAATTCTTATCTCTGTTATCCTGTTCTCTTATTTGTTCTGAGCTTAATTCCTTATCTTTTTCCCTGACAGAAAATATTATAGTGCAGAATTATTTTTTTGTTTCTTCCCTTTTATTTGTGGGAAGTATTGTAGTATTTGCTGTGGCATTTGTGtccaaataaaaaattttttattaaacttTTAAGCATCAAATAGCGGACATATTAATCTCGATGATGCAGTAAAATTATGCACCAGGCAatctttttcattatttttttctgTGCAGGTCTCAAAATATGGTTCTGTGACAGTGGAAAAACTCATGAATGTTGAAAGATATTCCCATGTCATGCATATAAGCTCCACGGTGAGAATCTCTTCTTATGGTATCTAAATGTAGGTTGAGcttttatgtaaaatatttattatttctctgaAGTATTATATTCTGTAGTTTGAATATTGAGCAAAAGTCATTTCATGTTTCTAAACAAGTCTTAGAAGTTGAAGCTAGTATGCTTTCTCCTGTTCTGCTTCCTAGCATCTAGCTGTTTTCCTCTTCTTGTCAACCATGTGTTTTGGTTAAGCATTTTGATAATTCCATCAATGAGATCATTTCCTAGTTTCAATTGTCATCTTAATGATGCTGTTGATATGACTTAATTAACGCTATTTGATTTTGCATACAACAAACTGGAGCGATTTCAATTTATATGGATGCAAAACATTCCTAGATCCCAAGGCTATGATAAAAGAAGACCGTATTCCCTTTTTGGTCAATTAGTAAAAGCTCATGTTTTACTGATGAAAACCATAATCCCCTTTTCAATGCAGGTTACCGGAGAATTACAGGATAATCTCTCTTGCTGGGATGCTTTGCGTGCTGCTTTGCCTGTTGGAACTGTTAGTGGAGCACCAAAGGTTTGCTGTTAAACTTTCTTCTTCACTTTCAAACCACAAACATGATTCCATTCTTTAGTGATTCTTCAATTCTATCTCCCAACTGTGTCTGGTTTTGGCCCAACATGGTGAAGATTGGTTGGCAAGAATATTGCTTGTTAACACGTGCTTAAAGCTGGCAGCCTCCTGCCTCATCATTTGCATTACTATTACATGTGTTGCTGATGGCTGAGTTGTTCATGATGAGTTTCAAACTTTAAATCTTTGTCCCCTTTCTTTGGGACTATCTAGATGTatccttttcttttccttctttcttttgaTCTTCTCTGGCACTGTGCCACAGGTGAAGGCAATGGAATTAATAGACCGGTATGAGGTTAACAGGCGAGGCCCATACAGTGGAGGATTTGGTGGCGTGTCCTTCCTAGGCGATATGGACATTGCCTTGGGACTTAGGACAATGGTGTTCCCGACGGGAGCACGATATGACACGATGTACCTGTACAAAAATGCTGATAGTCGGCGTGAATGGGTGGCATACCTTCAAGCTGGTGCAGGTATAGTTGCGGATAGTGATCCTGATGAAGAGCACCGTGAGTGCCAAAACAAAGCTGCCGGTCTTGCACGTGCCATAGACTTGGCTGAGTCTGCTTTTATTGAGAAATGAGAAGCCTGTACCCTGAATCCTCATACATATTTTCCAAGCGGCTCTACCTTTGCCATGTAGCAACATGCTTGGTGGGTAAGCCAGCCGTGCTTGAGAAGGAAAAGCACATAGAAAGGGAAAGAATTTTGCCCAGCGTATGTCCTTTACACAGGACTTAAGAAACAAGTTCACTAAAAAATACAGTTGGTATTTCTTCGGGTATTTGAAGTTACAGATGTTGAGTTTTCTAACTTCTAGGAAGGTGGATATTAGAGATATACTGATCAACTAAGATAACCTTTGTCGTATTCTTTTGTAATTTTACCCCCGGTAATAGTACGATATGACATAATAATGTGTTTTTTTCTTATTATAGCATGAGGAAAATTTTTACCTAGATTTGATCTATTATAGATTTAAGACATAAATATATGAGAGATTTATGTATTTAATATTATGATTCAATTTTACGAGttggatcggcactaggacctgagccgaCATAAAACTCTCATATTTTCAAACCCATAACCAGGATTAAAATCAATGCTTAATATGTTaacataacaaaataaaataaaatattaaaaatttatttgagctAATTTAATCCCATAACCATTAGAAATCCACTATTAGGGGAGTCTAGCTTAATAACATGTACAAaccatttaatattattaattttttattaattaataaattattgtcATAACGGAGttttagtaattaaataaatagataaataaataaataaatatacacaataaaaaCTATTAAAGTAAGAAGTATCACAACTTATGAAAGAAAATACAGGTTAGACTCGAAAAATAAACTCGCTCCTCTTGCAATCtaagaaaaaaatatttgaatatgaATGAACGTTTGACTTAGagagttagatattgattatagaagcaatttctatagctatataAAACTAGTGTAATCTTACTATGAAATACACATTCATCACATATAATAATAATTCATTCAATATTCGTACGAGAATAATTTGGAATTACTCACGCACTCAGTGTATCAcatcaatatttaaatatagGAATTGATCATCTATACAGCTCTTTTAATCCAAATCTTGGTAGTGAGTTCAACTTAAGCAAGACTCTTGCTTAATTCAAATGCAGGGGCCAAttagatcaactcaaagtcgtgcCTTATCTCGACTTTCCATATCCATAAATACCGGGTtccagcgagactagctcaagccgtgACTGTCCGTCCAATCCATATCCATATCTATATATAAATAACACACCCAGCTCTAAATTATCCTCAGAGCGGTAGTCaccaataaataataataattaaatatgcaataattaaaatgcccctaatatattaactatttatgtgtataattaaatatttataaaatacatgagtatgccagatatataattaatattgaaattaccaaaataattaatatctaactTACAGACTGGTCGACCCGATTGCAGGTCCGACTGGAGAGAAGATAGATTAGCCGTCACTGATCACCTATACAGACACAATGACCCCTATCAATTTACTgacaaaattaatcaattaatttaattaaagaagcaGGAATAATTTCTAAGGTCTTGctgaaattttgacagagttttctcTATAACTGATCCTAACCCCCCTACAAGAAAATGTAACAACAACAACACACAAGCCTCAAGCTCACAACAACAATTCTAATGCCCATCTAGGGCCTACAAAAAACCTAATCTAGGTTCAATCTTCCAAATTTCAGCTCGAGTCCCTAATTCTTCTACaatccaaataattattttcagcatttcaaaaattataaaaatattcctgGAGGTCCTCCACATCgtccttgtattaattaaaaaaagtttacttaattttactaattTAGGAACATTTTACAGATTTAACCAGCCAACTTAATCAAGGCACAAACTACACGACTTGAGTTAGCGACTACTTTTGCAAATTCTGCTATTTGGAATGCGTCCGGAATATCTAAAAATActaggattgactgtaatattgacTATATTATGGGATAGACCACTAGGCATCTGGATCAAGCCGAAAACTCCGTCCTGGGTGCCAGTGAGATATCATCAATCCAAGTGCCTAACTGTTGGTGATGGATTCGCTGAcggttcatcaaaactctgctccgATCGCCTGATATCAGTCAATTTAGTTTAGGCTATCCATTGAGCATCTTCTCCATTCGATTTCTGATCAAGGCGTAATTGGTGTCAAAACGAAGCTTGAGGAGTGTAGATCATGATCTCCAGGTTCGATCATCCAAATTGGTCGGTTGGCCGGAATCTAACTGTAAAGTCACAAAAACCTGAAACTTCTTCCTTTTGATCTCATTCATCTGACCGCCAAACGCTATGAAATTGATCCCAAAAGCAAGCTCATAGAATAAGCTTTCCAATGACATAAAAAAATGCCCCAATCAGATTTTAAATGAAGCCGAAATCGCTCCTGGAAAACTCCTTCCTGTAAGCGTGTTGAAGGAGAAGCACCTTGCTTCTGCGTCGCTGCTATTGTTGCTCCGGTCGGCTGACGGTTTGCTGGCTTCTTTGGGTGGTGCTTCTTTGCTTGCCACTGTGTGCCGGAGGTTCACCGGCAGCTGTAAAACGGAAGGAGAAAGAGAGTGacaagagggagaggagagaacgtgggagggagagagagagtagttgggttttgtgtgtgtgtgtgtgtgttttttttttttacttttaattacctACTAAGACCCTAAACTTCTCAAAACTTTTCAAATAAGTCTTAAAAACTTTTCAATTGGGTCCCAAAatacaataatatttataattaaataataaaacataaaataaataatattgatcataatctaataataataataataatcaaattaataataactAAATCAAATCTTAGAACCAAAGTTAACAATAATGAAGCAATATACGTTGTTATttgatttaatattaatctttaaaactaatcatttacattaaaattggactattaaataatttataaaatatgtttagaaataatattaaaaatatatatataaatgaaaatattgcaaaattataaattagttagataatattaaaataatatttaaatattatagaaaaatataaaatttatattttaaaattcagattattACATTTAATAAGTGGATCTCACCGTATATTTTGTGTCTTGAGTTAATGATAGGCCgaatctaagtaaatagagtttgagagtaatttaaagatttatggtttttttaaaaaataagattcAAGAACTCAACATTTTAATATGACATCAATAACCACACTCTAAATAAAGTTCTAGAATAATTTAAAGCTTTGtagtttaaaaattaataattgtgTTGTTAAT is a window encoding:
- the LOC110652137 gene encoding anthranilate synthase alpha subunit 1, chloroplastic; the encoded protein is MQSLAFSHHLSPLPSSFSTVISTRRRPPSSLACVRPLKCISRLSSSLVADEARFAEAAKHGNLVPLHSSIFSDQLTPVTAYRCLVKEDDREAPSFLYESVEPGFRVSSVGRYSVIGAQPSIEIVAKENKVTIMDHEEGSLTEEFVEDPMTIPRKISEGWKPQVIAELPETFCGGWVGYFSYDTVRYVEKKKLPFSSAPKDDRNLADIHLGLYDDVIVFDHVEKKVHVIHWVRMERHSSVEDAYSDGIKRLEKLLARLQDIDHPRLSAGVVNLQTRHFGPSLTNSNMACEEYKGAVLKAKEHILAGDIFQIVLSQRFERRTFADPFEVYRALRVVNPSPYMTYLQARGCILVASSPEILTRVKKNKIVNRPLAGTIRRGKTTEEDEMLEGRLLNDPKQCAEHIMLVDLGRNDVGKVSKYGSVTVEKLMNVERYSHVMHISSTVTGELQDNLSCWDALRAALPVGTVSGAPKVKAMELIDRYEVNRRGPYSGGFGGVSFLGDMDIALGLRTMVFPTGARYDTMYLYKNADSRREWVAYLQAGAGIVADSDPDEEHRECQNKAAGLARAIDLAESAFIEK